A genomic region of Rhodohalobacter sp. 614A contains the following coding sequences:
- the rbfA gene encoding 30S ribosome-binding factor RbfA produces MSIRTERLSSVIQKDIGQILQQNYQPAGTFITVTQVRVTDDLSIAKIYLSIFSPGRETDPIYKAIDDHQDEIRYQLASKIKNQVRRIPELLFYEDDTAEYVNKMEHLFKKAREGRADDADENQSDKSEA; encoded by the coding sequence ATGAGTATACGGACAGAAAGACTCAGCTCTGTTATTCAAAAAGATATTGGACAGATTCTTCAGCAAAACTATCAGCCTGCCGGCACTTTTATTACGGTGACCCAGGTTCGGGTTACAGATGATCTTTCCATTGCTAAAATTTATTTAAGCATTTTTTCTCCCGGCAGGGAAACCGATCCCATCTACAAGGCTATTGATGATCATCAGGATGAAATTCGTTATCAGCTGGCATCAAAAATAAAAAATCAGGTTCGCCGCATTCCGGAACTTCTTTTTTATGAAGATGATACCGCCGAATATGTGAATAAAATGGAACATCTGTTTAAGAAGGCAAGAGAGGGACGGGCAGATGATGCTGATGAAAATCAATCAGATAAATCTGAAGCATAA
- the truB gene encoding tRNA pseudouridine(55) synthase TruB, whose amino-acid sequence MAKSIIPLNELPVIDKDSVETSNLDVYSSGAIIVMDKPLGWSSFDIVKYVRIRIPAKKVGHAGTLDPLATGLLLLCSGKATRTISEIQSLKKTYVARIKFGVSTPSYDSEIEPNETAEWQHITEDDIRKIIKEKFTGTIFQTPPAYSAIKVKGERLYKKARKGEDVELPVRQISIDSIEIQDFSLPEITVKVHCGKGTYIRSLAHDLGIALDSRAHLTWLRRTDSGGFSVENALTPDQFGDQIKMIKNG is encoded by the coding sequence ATGGCTAAAAGCATTATCCCCTTAAACGAATTGCCAGTTATTGACAAGGATAGTGTTGAAACCTCAAACCTTGATGTTTACTCATCGGGTGCAATTATTGTAATGGATAAACCTTTAGGGTGGAGCAGCTTCGATATCGTTAAATATGTACGAATTCGGATTCCTGCAAAAAAAGTTGGTCATGCCGGTACGTTAGATCCTTTGGCTACGGGACTCTTATTGTTGTGTTCTGGCAAGGCAACCCGAACCATTTCCGAAATTCAATCCCTAAAAAAGACCTATGTAGCAAGAATAAAGTTTGGTGTATCTACTCCAAGCTACGATTCTGAAATCGAGCCGAATGAAACCGCAGAATGGCAACATATAACCGAAGATGATATCAGGAAAATCATCAAGGAAAAGTTTACAGGGACGATATTTCAAACTCCACCGGCTTATTCTGCAATAAAAGTAAAAGGGGAAAGACTTTATAAAAAAGCGCGAAAAGGGGAAGATGTTGAACTTCCTGTCAGACAGATTTCTATTGACTCCATCGAAATCCAGGACTTTTCCTTGCCTGAAATTACCGTGAAAGTTCATTGCGGTAAAGGAACATATATTCGTTCTTTGGCCCATGATTTAGGAATTGCTTTAGACAGCCGTGCTCACCTCACCTGGCTGAGAAGGACTGATTCAGGGGGCTTTTCTGTTGAGAATGCATTAACACCCGATCAATTTGGAGATCAAATAAAGATGATCAAAAATGGCTGA
- a CDS encoding bifunctional riboflavin kinase/FAD synthetase — protein MAEIIFLNDVKRDLNTVLTVGTFDGVHAGHKVLINKVLDVAEEKKARSVIVTFDPHPRDIINPGDAGIKLLSSLDERSEMLTDLGVDEMVVIPFDRDFSLLTSEEFVRDIIWEKIGVSAFVIGYDHQFGRNREGTIETVQELGRELGFHTHVVSKQEVGDKTVSSTAIRKAIYEKGDMELAASLLDRFYILNGTVVHGDKRGKKIGYPTANIQPQNSQKVIPKDGVYAVWVRFEGEFYQGMMNIGQRPTFNGGGTVLEVHILDFEKEIYGKDIQLQFVKRIREEQHFDGIENLKNQLRKDEKEVRDVLENRSPNIAKHLK, from the coding sequence ATGGCTGAAATTATTTTTTTGAATGACGTTAAAAGAGATTTGAACACCGTGCTTACTGTAGGCACGTTTGACGGCGTTCATGCAGGGCATAAAGTTCTTATTAACAAGGTTTTGGATGTTGCTGAAGAAAAGAAAGCCCGCAGCGTAATTGTAACTTTTGATCCTCATCCGAGGGATATTATCAACCCCGGTGATGCGGGAATCAAACTTCTGAGCTCTCTTGATGAGAGAAGCGAAATGCTAACAGATTTAGGCGTAGATGAAATGGTTGTCATTCCATTTGACCGGGATTTTTCACTTCTGACATCCGAAGAGTTTGTACGAGATATTATCTGGGAAAAAATTGGGGTCTCAGCATTTGTAATTGGCTACGATCATCAATTCGGGAGAAATCGCGAAGGAACAATCGAAACCGTACAGGAGCTTGGCAGAGAACTTGGTTTCCATACACATGTAGTGTCAAAACAGGAAGTGGGAGACAAAACAGTAAGCAGCACCGCTATTAGAAAGGCGATCTATGAGAAAGGCGATATGGAACTGGCGGCTTCTCTTTTAGACAGATTTTATATTCTGAATGGAACGGTGGTTCACGGCGATAAGAGAGGAAAGAAAATTGGATATCCAACAGCGAATATTCAGCCGCAAAATTCACAAAAAGTGATTCCCAAAGATGGTGTTTATGCCGTTTGGGTTAGGTTTGAAGGGGAATTCTATCAAGGAATGATGAATATTGGTCAGCGCCCGACGTTTAATGGTGGCGGTACAGTTTTAGAAGTTCATATTCTTGATTTTGAAAAAGAAATTTATGGCAAAGATATCCAGTTACAATTCGTGAAACGCATTCGGGAAGAGCAACATTTTGATGGTATTGAAAATCTCAAAAATCAATTAAGAAAAGATGAAAAAGAAGTTCGTGATGTTTTAGAGAATAGATCTCCAAATATTGCAAAACACTTGAAATAA
- the rpsO gene encoding 30S ribosomal protein S15: MSITKEKKQEIIENYGGSGENTGSTEAQIAILTARINDLTEHLSGNKQDHSSRRGLLKMVGKRRRLLNYLKDNDIVKYRELIKDLGIRK, from the coding sequence ATGAGCATAACAAAAGAAAAGAAACAAGAAATTATTGAAAATTACGGTGGCTCCGGAGAGAATACCGGGTCAACGGAAGCGCAGATTGCTATACTTACCGCTCGAATTAATGATCTGACTGAACATTTAAGTGGAAATAAGCAAGATCATTCATCACGGCGTGGCCTTCTAAAAATGGTAGGAAAAAGGCGACGACTTCTTAACTACCTTAAGGATAATGATATTGTGAAATACAGGGAATTGATTAAGGACCTGGGTATTAGAAAATAA
- the pnp gene encoding polyribonucleotide nucleotidyltransferase: MKEDFKSVEFAPGKTLSVETGRLAKLADGAVMVRMGDTMVLCTVVSAKEAKPGQDFFPLVVDLRESFTAGGKFPGGFIKREGRPSDNETLASRLIDRSLRPLFPDGYYNDTQVICQVFSSDGQHEADVLGALGASAAIHISDIPYDGPMAQVKVGRINGEFVINPTIDELKESDMDMIVAGTADSVIMIEGEMKEISEGEMLNAIKEGHKAIAKLCEFQEELRREFGVEKRDFEPSSFDETLKAKVEELAAGKINEIVNTGLGKEEYNGQLREVKNQAIEELTAIEEYEEAEADISNILSKIEKNELRNMILEKKRRIDGRTPEDIRDIWTQVGYLPRTHGSSIFSRGETQALVSVTLGTKQDAQSIDTLFYEEDKTFFLHYNFPPFSVGEAGFMRGPGRREIGHGHLAERALKMVLPKFEDFGYVIRVRSDILESNGSSSMASVCGGSMALMDAGVPLPKPVAGIAMGMIVGENNTVVLSDIRGEEDFMGDMDFKTAGTADGITATQMDMKVQGISFEIIEEALEQARTGRLHILEKMAETISTGRETLSEYAPQFINMTIDGDSIGAVIGPGGKVIQTLQKETDTEIWIEEDDKGKGQITISADSLEKAENAKKRIQAIAGQLDEGATYEGTVKAIKEYGAFVEIVPGKEGLLHISELNHSHVKKVEDILSVGDTVKVKLLKVEHGGKLRLSRKALLPKDDE, encoded by the coding sequence ATGAAAGAAGATTTTAAAAGTGTTGAGTTTGCACCGGGGAAAACATTATCAGTTGAGACGGGAAGACTTGCAAAATTAGCTGATGGTGCCGTAATGGTGCGCATGGGAGATACCATGGTTTTGTGTACAGTTGTAAGCGCTAAAGAGGCAAAGCCGGGTCAGGATTTTTTCCCACTAGTAGTTGATTTACGCGAAAGCTTTACTGCTGGAGGAAAATTTCCGGGAGGATTTATCAAGCGGGAAGGCCGCCCTTCAGACAATGAAACTCTTGCCAGCCGATTGATTGACAGAAGTTTGAGACCTCTTTTCCCTGATGGATATTACAATGATACTCAGGTCATTTGCCAGGTTTTTTCATCCGATGGTCAGCATGAGGCCGATGTATTGGGAGCTTTGGGAGCCTCTGCAGCAATTCACATCTCAGATATTCCCTACGATGGTCCCATGGCCCAGGTGAAAGTTGGACGAATCAATGGGGAGTTTGTAATCAATCCAACCATTGATGAGCTAAAAGAAAGCGATATGGATATGATTGTTGCCGGTACTGCCGACAGCGTGATCATGATTGAAGGAGAGATGAAGGAAATTAGCGAAGGTGAAATGCTGAATGCCATTAAAGAAGGACATAAAGCCATCGCAAAATTATGTGAATTTCAGGAAGAGCTTCGAAGAGAGTTTGGTGTTGAAAAACGCGATTTTGAACCATCGTCATTCGACGAAACCCTGAAAGCGAAAGTAGAAGAATTGGCTGCCGGTAAAATAAATGAGATTGTAAATACCGGTCTCGGAAAAGAAGAGTATAACGGCCAGCTCAGAGAAGTCAAGAATCAGGCAATTGAAGAGCTTACGGCTATTGAAGAATATGAAGAAGCCGAAGCAGACATTTCCAATATTCTGAGCAAGATCGAAAAAAATGAACTCCGAAATATGATTTTGGAGAAAAAGCGAAGAATTGATGGAAGAACCCCTGAAGACATTCGGGATATCTGGACGCAGGTTGGATACCTTCCCAGAACTCACGGATCTTCCATATTTAGCCGTGGTGAAACACAAGCACTTGTTTCTGTAACGTTAGGAACAAAACAGGATGCTCAGTCCATTGATACTTTGTTTTATGAAGAGGATAAAACCTTCTTCCTGCACTATAATTTCCCTCCATTTTCTGTAGGAGAAGCAGGATTTATGCGAGGTCCCGGCCGACGCGAAATCGGGCATGGACATCTTGCAGAACGAGCTCTGAAAATGGTTTTACCTAAATTTGAAGACTTTGGTTACGTAATTCGGGTTCGATCCGACATTTTAGAATCCAATGGTTCATCTTCCATGGCATCCGTGTGTGGAGGTTCTATGGCTCTGATGGATGCAGGTGTGCCATTGCCGAAACCAGTTGCAGGAATTGCAATGGGAATGATTGTTGGAGAAAACAACACCGTTGTACTTTCTGATATTCGGGGCGAAGAAGATTTCATGGGAGATATGGACTTCAAAACCGCCGGTACCGCCGATGGTATCACAGCTACCCAAATGGATATGAAAGTTCAGGGAATCAGCTTTGAGATTATTGAAGAAGCCCTTGAACAAGCCCGAACAGGTAGGTTACATATTCTGGAGAAAATGGCGGAAACCATTTCAACAGGTCGAGAAACCTTATCTGAGTATGCACCGCAGTTCATCAATATGACGATTGATGGCGACAGTATTGGCGCTGTGATTGGGCCTGGCGGTAAAGTGATTCAAACTCTTCAAAAAGAAACAGATACAGAAATCTGGATTGAAGAAGATGATAAGGGCAAAGGTCAGATTACCATTTCTGCTGATAGCCTTGAAAAAGCTGAAAATGCTAAGAAACGTATTCAGGCTATCGCCGGTCAGCTTGATGAAGGAGCAACTTACGAAGGTACCGTAAAAGCCATTAAGGAATACGGAGCTTTTGTTGAGATTGTACCTGGTAAGGAAGGATTGCTTCATATCTCAGAGTTAAATCACAGTCATGTGAAGAAAGTAGAAGATATTCTTTCAGTTGGAGATACTGTAAAAGTAAAACTGCTGAAAGTTGAACATGGTGGAAAACTTCGGCTTTCAAGGAAAGCACTGCTTCCAAAAGATGATGAGTGA